One genomic segment of Dysosmobacter sp. Marseille-Q4140 includes these proteins:
- a CDS encoding AAA family ATPase has protein sequence MKRLYLIGGPMGVGKTAACRCLQKRLERSVFLDGDWCWDAHPFQVTEETKAMVLDNIAHVLNNFLRCSAYDHVLFCWVLHRREIWEELLSRLDTGGCAVVKTALTCSPEALTARVERDMAAGLRAPDALERSLAYLPLYGALGVRLLDTTALTSEETASAILEAAG, from the coding sequence ATGAAGCGTCTGTATCTCATCGGCGGGCCCATGGGTGTGGGCAAGACGGCCGCCTGCCGGTGTTTACAAAAGAGGCTGGAGCGCAGCGTGTTCCTGGACGGGGACTGGTGCTGGGACGCCCATCCCTTCCAGGTGACGGAGGAGACGAAGGCCATGGTGCTGGACAACATCGCCCATGTACTGAACAACTTCCTCCGCTGCTCCGCCTATGACCATGTGCTCTTCTGCTGGGTATTGCACCGGCGGGAGATCTGGGAGGAGCTGCTGTCCCGGCTGGACACGGGCGGCTGCGCCGTGGTAAAGACCGCGCTGACCTGTTCCCCGGAGGCCCTGACGGCCCGGGTGGAGAGGGACATGGCTGCCGGACTGCGTGCCCCGGACGCTTTGGAGCGGAGCCTCGCCTACCTGCCGCTGTACGGCGCCCTGGGCGTCCGGCTGCTGGACACCACTGCCCTGACGTCGGAGGAGACCGCCTCCGCGATCCTGGAGGCGGCGGGATGA